A region from the uncultured Draconibacterium sp. genome encodes:
- a CDS encoding RagB/SusD family nutrient uptake outer membrane protein translates to MRQYIKILPLAISIVALLLATSCQDVLDKHDLNVLNDEIWEDESQAVLYINNLYKENMPDQYFGQYSQLCDETYSADSRYTDLLYGFTTPSDIGAVTVMHKDKYVLIRRINIALERLEESSMSDDVKALLRGQALFFRAWRNWEMVQLYGGIPIVTTVQDPYNEDLNVPRSKTSESINAIVADLDEAISLLPFNWSLDEDKGRITSGAAAAFKGRVLLNWASPMFNPNNNQDRWQRAYDANQQAIDLLGQMTIPRGLHPDFSTLFTFDVVNNIEAVIYKRFSLNAGTSYTQGWENSVRPPSGGGNGGYSPTWQLISAFPMANGKLTNEPGSGYDETYFWQNRDPRLYATIAYNGSQWEMSGRDPVNIWTFRNIKELNRVPSSGFYNKKATDADIARENISQTNTAWIELRYAEVLLNFAECANEIGEKVTALEQVRAIRERAGIEAGDGSYGVADGVSQDVLRQIIMVERQVEFAFENKRYWDVRRRKLFREDLGEYVTKLNGTVRTGFTYRAKSGWNAEIKDETSQFYGQMRIDTALYFGHLDINDVNSSSQYYSQSTKNLDIYQGAVTQLNYIDLYDFFAIPSSMIEKSPAVEQTKGWLNGTFDPLEE, encoded by the coding sequence ATGAGACAATATATAAAAATTCTTCCTTTAGCTATAAGTATTGTAGCCTTGTTGTTGGCCACTTCATGTCAGGATGTGCTTGATAAACACGATTTAAATGTATTGAACGACGAAATTTGGGAAGATGAAAGTCAGGCCGTTTTATACATTAATAATTTGTACAAAGAAAATATGCCCGACCAGTATTTTGGTCAGTATAGTCAGTTATGCGATGAAACCTATTCGGCTGATTCTCGATATACCGATTTGCTCTATGGATTTACCACGCCAAGCGATATTGGTGCCGTTACCGTTATGCATAAAGATAAATATGTGCTTATTCGCCGCATTAATATTGCACTTGAACGACTTGAAGAGTCATCAATGAGCGATGATGTAAAAGCATTATTAAGAGGACAGGCATTATTTTTCAGGGCATGGCGCAACTGGGAAATGGTACAATTGTATGGTGGAATTCCTATTGTAACAACCGTTCAGGATCCGTACAACGAGGATCTGAATGTTCCCAGAAGTAAAACCTCTGAATCTATTAATGCTATTGTTGCCGATTTGGATGAAGCAATTTCCTTGCTTCCATTCAACTGGTCGCTTGATGAAGATAAAGGACGAATCACCAGTGGGGCTGCAGCTGCTTTTAAGGGGCGGGTACTACTTAACTGGGCAAGCCCGATGTTTAATCCAAACAATAATCAAGACAGGTGGCAACGCGCCTACGATGCTAATCAGCAGGCAATCGATCTTTTGGGCCAAATGACGATACCGCGAGGTTTACATCCTGATTTCAGTACATTATTTACTTTTGACGTTGTAAATAATATTGAGGCGGTAATATATAAACGCTTTAGTTTAAATGCCGGAACCAGTTATACCCAGGGATGGGAAAACAGCGTTCGTCCACCGTCTGGCGGAGGGAATGGCGGTTATTCGCCAACATGGCAACTTATTTCAGCTTTTCCTATGGCGAATGGGAAGCTAACAAACGAACCCGGTTCGGGCTACGACGAAACCTATTTTTGGCAAAATCGCGACCCTCGTTTATATGCAACAATAGCCTACAATGGATCGCAATGGGAAATGAGTGGAAGAGATCCGGTAAATATTTGGACCTTCAGAAATATTAAAGAGTTAAACCGTGTACCTTCATCGGGGTTTTACAATAAAAAAGCAACCGATGCCGATATTGCACGCGAAAATATTAGCCAAACCAATACGGCCTGGATTGAATTGCGCTATGCCGAGGTTTTACTAAACTTTGCGGAGTGTGCCAACGAAATTGGTGAAAAAGTAACAGCCCTTGAACAGGTTCGTGCCATAAGAGAAAGAGCCGGAATTGAAGCCGGAGACGGAAGTTATGGTGTGGCTGACGGTGTATCGCAGGATGTGCTGCGCCAAATTATAATGGTGGAACGCCAGGTAGAATTTGCATTTGAAAATAAACGCTACTGGGATGTGCGTCGCAGAAAATTGTTCAGGGAAGACTTGGGTGAATACGTAACTAAACTGAACGGAACAGTTCGCACAGGATTTACTTATCGGGCAAAAAGCGGATGGAACGCTGAAATAAAAGACGAAACTTCTCAGTTTTATGGACAAATGCGAATTGATACGGCCTTATATTTCGGTCACCTGGATATAAATGATGTTAACAGTTCATCACAGTATTATTCGCAATCAACCAAAAACCTCGATATCTACCAGGGAGCAGTTACTCAACTTAACTACATCGATTTGTATGATTTCTTTGCTATACCCAGTTCGATGATTGAAAAAAGCCCGGCAGTTGAACAAACTAAAGGCTGGTTAAACGGAACTTTTGATCCGTTGGAAGAATAA
- a CDS encoding SusC/RagA family TonB-linked outer membrane protein: MRTKMRTKTWHNVSRNCIKKLAIVLLAFIVHAVITLPAAAQNKINVTGKVTDNSGETMIGVNVVVLNTTHGTVTNIDGVYNLSVNPNDTLQISFIGFEPLVIPVNGRTTIDAVLAENVTDLDEVVVVGYGEVKRANLLGSISSISADEIVDIPAVNMTNLLEGRMAGVSVAPAQPTGNPGAATRVRIRTETTFGDTGEGAKDPSPLYIVDGFEVSQEQFDILDPSEIESYSVLKDASAAVYGSKGANGVILVKTKRGKEGKLKVSYSGSVGISDATTQTEMLSAYDHARAINARYPDDTTSLVSPAELQDMKNQNFNWLNEAWQKSIVTRHSINLSGGSKTVKYFAGGTYVHTEGNFPDMGVGKYSYRLGLDANITDQLTASATISIDNRDFKRPHISGVGSNTMEDLFEVLLQAPKWTPAYIDGYPVANNLDFNPLYLFETNSYKRTVDKGHTLNLRLSYEFEKIKGLRASASYNRRESQGYAKDYLIPYTLYQFKPQGNGYKYILGNEIEGQVPIQNKNRISESYSFGQNYQLNLSLNYARTFGKHDVAAFVTYEQSEGEGYGFRATGENMEIYGLELQDAFQTKTTDGNMRESGDLGAVFRLNYSYAGKYLFESATRYETTTRFAPGSREGLFPSGSVGWVMSEENFLKDNVEVIDFLKLRFSMGLTGYASVAPYEYELQYTLANSEDRYLFGSDTPAGGIDIGGKTDVTSTGVTWEKSLMHNFGIDMKLFDSKLNIAFDAYYTYQYDILDKRTVEFPETGGLGVMPGENLGRLEAWGYDMQIGYRGRINDDIYYNISGVFNYGTNRIIERPTQYIPEDFRYPIGQSTTAAGREEGFISHGIIRTQEQLDALNAEWMELWGHGYLIEGRPVSLGAMIFEDIGRPGNTGAGEPRTVFEPDGVINEYDKKYVERVGDIFTWKNMLPSSVSIGGGWKDLKISTLWTMEYGTRNQAVDKLARAVPTKTENSPAFWADFWTPETPNAEYPSPYYASSNQWVSTFWMKDIYQLRLRTLNISYSLPRELSQKWGIPDLRVYFVGTNLWSPIQTFDYKEDAIARYNTYPLLRTFSFGLNFKI; this comes from the coding sequence ATGAGAACTAAAATGAGAACTAAAACCTGGCACAACGTATCAAGAAATTGCATAAAAAAACTTGCAATTGTTTTGCTTGCGTTTATAGTGCATGCTGTAATTACGTTACCGGCAGCAGCACAAAATAAAATTAACGTTACAGGAAAAGTTACCGACAATTCGGGTGAAACCATGATAGGTGTAAACGTTGTGGTGTTAAATACAACCCATGGTACGGTTACAAATATTGATGGAGTTTACAACTTGTCGGTGAACCCAAATGATACCCTTCAGATATCATTTATTGGTTTTGAACCTCTTGTTATACCTGTTAACGGGCGTACAACTATTGATGCGGTTTTAGCTGAAAATGTAACCGACCTCGACGAAGTAGTAGTGGTGGGTTATGGCGAAGTAAAAAGAGCCAATTTATTGGGGTCAATCTCAAGTATTTCTGCCGATGAAATTGTTGATATTCCGGCCGTAAATATGACCAACCTGCTTGAAGGACGTATGGCAGGTGTTTCTGTGGCTCCGGCACAACCTACCGGTAACCCGGGTGCAGCTACCCGTGTGCGTATACGTACCGAAACAACATTCGGAGATACGGGAGAAGGGGCAAAAGACCCTTCTCCCTTATATATTGTTGATGGATTTGAGGTGTCGCAAGAGCAATTCGATATTCTTGATCCATCTGAAATTGAAAGCTATTCAGTGTTAAAAGATGCATCGGCAGCAGTTTACGGAAGTAAAGGAGCTAATGGTGTAATCCTGGTAAAAACAAAACGCGGAAAAGAAGGGAAATTGAAAGTGAGTTACTCGGGTAGTGTGGGTATCAGCGATGCAACAACCCAAACCGAAATGTTAAGTGCTTACGATCATGCCCGTGCAATTAATGCGCGTTATCCCGACGATACTACATCACTTGTTTCGCCAGCAGAATTGCAGGACATGAAAAACCAGAATTTTAACTGGCTAAACGAAGCCTGGCAAAAATCTATAGTTACTCGTCATTCCATTAACCTGTCGGGCGGAAGTAAAACCGTAAAGTACTTCGCTGGTGGTACCTATGTGCATACCGAAGGTAATTTCCCCGATATGGGCGTTGGTAAATATTCGTACCGGCTGGGGCTCGATGCTAATATTACCGATCAGTTAACAGCATCAGCCACCATCTCAATTGATAACCGCGATTTTAAACGCCCACATATTTCAGGTGTTGGTTCAAACACCATGGAAGACCTGTTTGAAGTTTTACTTCAGGCACCTAAATGGACTCCCGCATATATTGATGGCTACCCTGTTGCCAATAACCTCGATTTTAATCCACTTTATCTTTTTGAAACAAACAGTTATAAAAGAACAGTTGACAAAGGACACACCTTAAACCTTAGACTATCTTACGAATTCGAAAAAATTAAAGGCCTGAGAGCTTCTGCTTCTTATAACCGACGCGAAAGCCAGGGGTACGCAAAAGATTACCTTATTCCTTATACCCTTTATCAGTTTAAACCACAAGGTAACGGGTATAAATATATTCTGGGTAACGAAATTGAAGGGCAGGTTCCCATTCAGAATAAGAACCGTATTTCAGAATCATACAGTTTTGGACAAAACTACCAGTTAAACCTTAGTTTAAACTACGCCCGCACATTCGGCAAACATGATGTTGCAGCGTTTGTAACTTACGAGCAGTCGGAAGGTGAAGGTTATGGATTTAGAGCAACTGGAGAAAACATGGAAATTTACGGTTTGGAACTTCAGGATGCATTTCAAACCAAAACAACCGATGGAAATATGCGCGAAAGTGGTGATTTAGGAGCCGTTTTTCGCCTGAATTATTCATATGCCGGAAAATATTTATTTGAATCGGCCACGCGTTACGAAACTACAACACGGTTTGCACCTGGCAGCCGTGAAGGGCTGTTTCCATCCGGATCAGTAGGCTGGGTAATGTCTGAAGAGAACTTTTTAAAAGATAATGTTGAAGTAATCGATTTTCTGAAATTACGATTCTCGATGGGATTAACCGGTTATGCATCAGTAGCTCCTTACGAATACGAATTGCAGTATACCCTGGCCAACAGCGAAGACCGGTATTTATTTGGAAGTGATACACCAGCCGGAGGTATTGATATTGGCGGAAAAACAGACGTTACAAGTACAGGCGTAACATGGGAAAAATCGTTGATGCATAACTTTGGTATCGATATGAAATTATTCGACAGTAAACTGAATATTGCATTTGATGCCTACTACACCTATCAATACGATATTTTGGATAAACGAACTGTTGAATTTCCTGAAACCGGTGGTTTGGGTGTAATGCCCGGCGAGAACTTAGGACGCTTGGAAGCCTGGGGCTACGATATGCAAATAGGTTACCGAGGAAGGATTAACGACGATATTTATTACAACATTAGTGGTGTGTTTAATTACGGAACGAACCGAATTATTGAACGCCCAACTCAATACATTCCTGAAGATTTCAGATATCCGATTGGACAGAGTACCACTGCTGCCGGCCGTGAAGAAGGTTTTATTTCACATGGTATTATCAGAACTCAGGAACAGCTTGATGCTCTTAATGCTGAATGGATGGAACTTTGGGGACATGGTTACCTGATTGAAGGTAGACCTGTAAGCTTGGGAGCCATGATTTTTGAAGATATTGGCCGCCCCGGAAACACCGGAGCCGGAGAACCAAGAACAGTGTTTGAACCCGATGGAGTGATTAATGAATACGATAAAAAATATGTGGAACGTGTTGGTGATATCTTTACCTGGAAAAATATGCTGCCATCAAGCGTTAGTATTGGTGGAGGTTGGAAAGACTTAAAAATTAGCACCCTTTGGACCATGGAGTACGGAACACGCAACCAGGCGGTTGACAAGCTCGCACGAGCAGTACCAACAAAAACTGAAAATTCTCCTGCTTTTTGGGCCGATTTCTGGACTCCCGAAACACCCAATGCAGAATATCCCAGCCCGTATTATGCTAGTTCAAACCAGTGGGTATCTACTTTCTGGATGAAAGATATCTATCAGTTGCGCCTCAGAACACTTAACATTTCCTATAGCTTGCCACGAGAATTATCTCAAAAATGGGGCATACCCGATTTAAGGGTATACTTTGTTGGAACTAATCTGTGGTCGCCTATACAAACTTTTGACTACAAGGAAGATGCAATCGCAAGATATAATACCTATCCGCTGTTGCGTACATTTAGTTTCGGATTAAACTTTAAAATATAA
- a CDS encoding T9SS type A sorting domain-containing protein, whose protein sequence is MKEKIFTLFICLLVGATFTANAQLNMTTGVSWDEIPPSEPLVLEEDFTGFAFFHSDSTSDMGNSNNSYDPNDETIIIYGYKNDTVEVPIIGSESGKITYYFEQCAFAPEWMAAYAYRDQTGQTENVSNGFVEISRDYGSSGGYAPTIRGHFTVDLRALEFVDMIQWTHSSTGGSKRGVQCEYSLDDGVTWDTLRYQPGNTWSQSFTKDPLSGTKTANGYRCDPSAYGMTWADGIYADNVMLRFLECGGQTPRIHDLKVYGTYTPPTSAVIIDKDELKIFASNKVIRLSEEAKVNVYTVAGALVKQANRANTISMNDMPNGIYLVNAISGTKVKTAKVYIQ, encoded by the coding sequence ATGAAAGAAAAAATCTTTACTTTATTTATTTGCCTTTTAGTAGGCGCAACTTTCACTGCAAATGCGCAGTTGAATATGACTACCGGAGTTTCCTGGGACGAAATTCCACCATCGGAGCCATTGGTGCTTGAAGAAGATTTTACGGGATTTGCTTTTTTTCATTCTGATTCTACTTCAGATATGGGAAATAGTAACAATAGTTACGACCCGAATGATGAAACTATAATTATTTATGGTTACAAAAATGATACAGTAGAGGTGCCAATTATTGGATCAGAATCAGGAAAAATTACCTATTATTTTGAACAGTGTGCATTTGCCCCGGAATGGATGGCCGCTTATGCCTACAGAGACCAAACAGGGCAGACTGAGAATGTTAGCAATGGCTTTGTAGAAATTAGTCGCGATTATGGCTCATCTGGAGGTTACGCTCCAACAATTCGTGGCCATTTTACGGTTGATTTAAGAGCCCTGGAGTTTGTGGATATGATTCAATGGACACACTCAAGTACGGGAGGATCTAAACGTGGTGTACAGTGTGAGTATTCGCTTGATGATGGCGTAACCTGGGATACCCTTCGTTACCAGCCCGGTAATACATGGAGCCAGAGTTTTACAAAAGATCCGCTTAGTGGTACTAAAACAGCAAACGGCTACCGTTGCGATCCTTCGGCTTATGGAATGACATGGGCAGATGGTATTTATGCCGATAACGTAATGCTTCGCTTTTTGGAGTGTGGTGGACAAACACCTCGTATTCACGATTTAAAAGTTTATGGTACATATACACCGCCTACTTCGGCTGTTATTATTGACAAAGACGAATTAAAAATATTTGCATCAAATAAAGTAATTCGACTTTCAGAAGAAGCAAAAGTAAATGTTTACACTGTAGCCGGAGCTTTGGTAAAACAGGCAAACCGAGCAAATACAATATCGATGAACGATATGCCAAACGGTATTTATTTGGTAAATGCGATTAGCGGAACTAAAGTAAAAACGGCTAAGGTTTATATTCAGTAA
- a CDS encoding sodium:solute symporter, translated as MQSNTIHIIDWLIIVSTFVVTILVGLRFSKRQKDTGNYFKASGKIPSWAIGMSILATLISSVTFLAYPGEGFATNWIRLVQGLMVPIVLVFIVGVIVPLFRKVIRLSAYEYFEQRFGFLARLYASLGFVLNHFAKMGTVFYIISLALNEMTGVDTVYIILVIGVIVVAITMIGGIEAVIWLDVIQGILLIFGGLVSLGILLFSVDGGAPALWNAAMDNGRIGFGPFDLEFVNLTFWVMALNGIFYAIQKYGTDQTIVQRYLTAKSDKEAVKASLIGVLLSVPVWALFMFIGTALFGYYHIMGGLPADTIPDKVFPFFIMTKLPVGIVGLILSALIAAAFSSLDSDLNCLSAICLEDYYLRWKPNTPESKQMVLSRLFTVLAGVGAIAVALFYVKAGGKGVLGIIFTLYAIFSGGIAGMFLLGIFSKRVNKRAIYTGMAASILFTLYALLSSTPIGAGENKILLLDLGKLNFTHHKYMIGVYSHLVLMVVGFVASFMFNEKPVDVSLTYYGWAKLKKRNRKA; from the coding sequence ATGCAAAGCAATACCATACATATTATCGACTGGTTAATAATTGTTTCAACATTTGTTGTAACCATTCTGGTAGGTTTGCGTTTCTCAAAACGGCAAAAAGATACCGGTAACTATTTTAAAGCCAGCGGAAAAATTCCATCGTGGGCCATTGGTATGTCAATTTTGGCTACTTTAATTAGCAGTGTAACATTTCTTGCTTACCCCGGCGAAGGCTTTGCAACCAATTGGATAAGGCTGGTGCAGGGACTTATGGTGCCTATTGTACTGGTGTTTATCGTTGGCGTTATTGTTCCCCTGTTTCGTAAAGTAATCCGCTTAAGTGCATACGAATACTTTGAACAGCGCTTTGGTTTCTTGGCAAGGCTTTATGCATCATTGGGGTTTGTTTTAAACCATTTTGCAAAAATGGGTACTGTGTTTTACATTATTTCTCTGGCACTTAACGAGATGACTGGTGTTGATACCGTGTATATAATTTTGGTAATTGGGGTAATTGTTGTCGCAATTACAATGATTGGAGGCATTGAAGCAGTTATATGGCTGGATGTTATACAAGGGATTTTATTGATTTTTGGAGGATTAGTTTCCCTGGGTATCCTATTATTCTCTGTTGATGGAGGCGCCCCGGCCCTTTGGAATGCTGCCATGGATAACGGGCGTATAGGTTTTGGTCCTTTCGATCTCGAATTTGTTAACCTTACCTTTTGGGTAATGGCTTTAAACGGAATCTTTTATGCCATTCAGAAATACGGAACCGACCAAACAATTGTACAACGTTATTTAACCGCAAAATCAGATAAAGAAGCCGTAAAAGCATCATTAATTGGCGTTTTGTTAAGTGTGCCGGTTTGGGCTTTATTTATGTTTATTGGTACAGCTTTATTTGGTTATTATCACATAATGGGAGGGCTACCGGCCGATACAATCCCTGATAAAGTTTTCCCATTTTTTATTATGACCAAATTGCCCGTGGGCATCGTCGGGCTTATCCTGTCAGCATTAATTGCTGCAGCTTTTTCAAGCCTCGACTCTGATCTGAACTGTCTTTCGGCCATATGCCTTGAAGATTACTACCTGCGCTGGAAACCCAACACTCCTGAAAGCAAACAAATGGTTTTAAGCCGTTTATTTACCGTGCTGGCAGGTGTAGGAGCCATTGCAGTTGCTCTGTTTTATGTGAAAGCAGGAGGAAAAGGAGTACTCGGAATCATTTTTACACTTTATGCCATCTTCTCAGGAGGTATTGCCGGAATGTTTCTTCTGGGGATTTTTAGTAAAAGAGTAAATAAAAGAGCGATTTATACGGGTATGGCTGCCAGTATTTTATTTACACTTTATGCATTGTTGTCGTCAACGCCAATTGGTGCCGGCGAAAATAAAATACTGTTGCTCGACCTCGGAAAGCTAAACTTTACTCACCATAAATACATGATTGGCGTTTATAGCCATCTGGTATTAATGGTGGTTGGTTTTGTCGCCAGTTTTATGTTTAACGAAAAACCTGTAGATGTGAGCCTTACCTACTACGGTTGGGCAAAACTCAAAAAAAGAAATAGAAAAGCGTGA
- a CDS encoding four-carbon acid sugar kinase family protein yields MIAVIADDFTGAAEIGGIGLKYGLKVVIETQVNWVEGTDLLIIAADTRSLPEEAAFLETEKITTALLELNPEYIFKKLDSVLRGNIVAELMAQLKSTGKKRAIMVAGNPSFGRLIVDGKYSVNGVPLAETSFADDPDFPVKSSDVTQIVESDMIAVYSASVDNKLPGEGIIVGDVKSQEDMIDWVERIDGETVVAGGAGFFDTILMKQFAEVKADCKECFELGDVSLLVFGSKYPKADSMPMGLSGKNTVKINMPDAIYENSSFDEAELKHWAENVVNNLKNKFNVIVSADQNHSNEANLSARIGRNTAELVKIVVESIPITDLLIEGGATTSEILKVIGVNKLFPGKLVYPGIIQMSTKEYPNMAITTKPGSYPWPDTVELTKTKNKIVDKI; encoded by the coding sequence ATGATTGCAGTTATTGCAGATGACTTTACAGGAGCAGCCGAGATAGGGGGGATTGGATTAAAGTACGGGCTGAAGGTTGTTATTGAAACGCAGGTTAACTGGGTGGAAGGAACTGACTTATTAATTATTGCGGCTGATACACGATCGCTGCCTGAGGAAGCAGCTTTTTTGGAAACCGAAAAAATTACAACCGCTTTGTTAGAACTGAACCCGGAATATATATTTAAAAAACTCGATTCTGTTTTACGCGGAAATATTGTTGCCGAACTTATGGCACAATTAAAAAGCACAGGGAAAAAACGGGCAATTATGGTTGCCGGAAACCCTTCGTTTGGACGATTAATTGTTGACGGGAAATATTCAGTAAACGGTGTGCCTTTAGCCGAAACATCATTTGCCGACGATCCTGATTTTCCGGTTAAATCCTCGGATGTAACCCAAATTGTTGAATCGGATATGATTGCTGTTTATTCAGCATCTGTAGATAATAAATTACCCGGTGAAGGAATAATTGTTGGCGATGTAAAAAGTCAGGAAGACATGATTGATTGGGTAGAAAGAATTGATGGAGAGACTGTTGTGGCTGGTGGTGCTGGTTTTTTTGATACAATCTTAATGAAACAGTTTGCTGAAGTAAAAGCCGATTGTAAGGAATGTTTTGAACTTGGCGATGTTTCGTTATTGGTTTTTGGCAGTAAATACCCGAAAGCCGATTCTATGCCAATGGGATTAAGCGGGAAAAATACCGTAAAAATAAATATGCCTGATGCCATATACGAGAATAGTAGTTTTGATGAGGCCGAACTGAAACATTGGGCAGAGAATGTTGTAAACAATTTAAAAAACAAGTTTAATGTAATTGTTTCAGCAGATCAGAACCACAGTAACGAAGCAAATCTATCAGCACGAATTGGACGAAATACCGCAGAGCTGGTAAAAATCGTGGTAGAAAGTATCCCAATAACAGATTTGCTAATTGAAGGCGGAGCAACAACATCAGAAATTCTAAAAGTGATTGGCGTAAATAAATTATTTCCCGGCAAACTGGTGTATCCCGGAATAATTCAAATGAGTACGAAAGAATATCCGAATATGGCCATTACCACCAAGCCTGGTAGTTATCCCTGGCCCGACACCGTGGAATTGACTAAAACTAAAAACAAGATTGTAGATAAAATATAA
- the pdxA gene encoding 4-hydroxythreonine-4-phosphate dehydrogenase PdxA has translation MKKSKPILAITMGDPAGIGPEIAVKTFANKEVYDWCSPVLVGSAAVMDEAMKIAGTPLLLNPIQKVEQARFEFGKIDVLDIGMVVGEIKYGEVSAEAGNLAFYSIVKAIELAKNGEVDGTVTNPINKKAINDAGHHFSGHTEIYAHYTDTSKYAMLLADEKIKVIHVSTHVSLRKACDLAKKERILEVIDILNKGLKRLGIDSPRIGVAGLNPHSGDDGLFGDEEIKEIGPAVVEAKQKGLDVSGPVPPDTLFALAAGGRFDGCVAMYHDQGHIPFKLAGFQWDEETKKMKSVKGVNITLGLPIIRTSVDHGTAFEIAGQGIASPDALMYAINYAVKLAQN, from the coding sequence ATGAAAAAATCAAAACCAATATTAGCCATTACAATGGGCGACCCTGCAGGAATAGGGCCGGAGATAGCAGTTAAAACTTTCGCAAATAAAGAGGTTTACGATTGGTGTTCTCCTGTTTTGGTTGGAAGTGCAGCGGTTATGGATGAGGCAATGAAAATTGCAGGTACGCCATTACTTCTGAATCCGATACAAAAGGTTGAGCAGGCTCGTTTCGAATTTGGGAAAATAGATGTACTGGATATCGGCATGGTAGTAGGAGAGATTAAATATGGAGAAGTATCGGCAGAAGCTGGAAACCTGGCGTTTTATTCAATCGTAAAAGCCATCGAACTGGCAAAAAACGGTGAGGTTGACGGGACAGTTACTAATCCGATAAACAAGAAAGCCATTAACGATGCCGGACATCATTTTTCAGGACATACGGAAATCTACGCTCATTATACCGATACATCAAAATATGCCATGTTACTGGCCGATGAGAAAATAAAAGTCATTCACGTAAGCACTCATGTTTCATTGCGAAAGGCGTGCGATTTGGCTAAAAAGGAACGCATACTTGAGGTTATTGATATCCTGAATAAGGGGTTGAAAAGACTGGGGATTGATAGCCCGCGTATTGGAGTAGCAGGCTTAAACCCACACTCGGGAGACGATGGTTTATTTGGTGATGAAGAAATTAAGGAAATCGGACCTGCCGTGGTTGAAGCTAAGCAAAAAGGACTAGATGTAAGTGGCCCGGTACCACCCGATACCCTGTTTGCTTTGGCAGCAGGTGGAAGGTTTGATGGATGCGTTGCGATGTACCACGACCAGGGACATATCCCGTTTAAGCTGGCAGGCTTTCAGTGGGATGAAGAAACAAAAAAAATGAAAAGTGTAAAAGGTGTCAATATAACATTAGGGTTGCCAATCATTAGAACTTCGGTTGACCATGGAACTGCATTTGAAATAGCAGGACAGGGAATCGCCAGTCCGGATGCACTAATGTACGCAATAAATTACGCCGTAAAACTTGCACAAAACTAA
- a CDS encoding dihydrodipicolinate synthase family protein translates to MTDLKKFGGVVVPMVSPFTSDYQVDETAVKRIVNLFIENKVQPLVLGTTGEVASMSAGQKNTLLKTAVSEINGKVPVVAGLCGNALATLIDEGKRYADLGVDALVALAPNYYPANDKQALNWFAQLADKLPVPMFLYNIPATTHHVISFDVIERLSHHDNIIGIKDSQPDLNRMEESLRRWGNREDFLFLVGCAANSCAGLEMGADGIVPSLGNLFPGLYKALFVAAMQGDFEEAKHFQKITNELSAYNQKGRTVTEAIPALKALMSIKGLCGLDVLPPMMRMDAREEQSYLEEMKEKLTERAC, encoded by the coding sequence ATGACTGATTTAAAAAAATTTGGAGGAGTAGTTGTTCCGATGGTAAGTCCTTTTACCAGCGATTATCAGGTTGATGAAACAGCTGTTAAGAGGATTGTGAATTTGTTTATTGAAAACAAAGTGCAGCCACTGGTTTTAGGAACTACAGGAGAAGTGGCATCAATGTCAGCTGGTCAGAAAAATACCCTATTAAAAACTGCTGTAAGCGAAATAAATGGAAAAGTACCAGTTGTGGCTGGCTTATGTGGTAATGCTTTAGCTACATTAATTGATGAAGGGAAGCGATATGCAGATTTAGGAGTTGATGCATTGGTTGCTTTGGCACCCAATTATTACCCAGCCAACGATAAGCAGGCTTTGAACTGGTTTGCCCAATTGGCTGATAAACTGCCGGTGCCCATGTTTTTATACAATATTCCGGCAACTACACATCATGTAATTTCTTTTGATGTAATAGAGCGGTTGAGCCATCACGATAACATAATCGGTATTAAAGATTCGCAGCCCGATCTGAATAGGATGGAAGAGTCATTGAGGCGATGGGGAAATCGTGAGGATTTTCTTTTTCTTGTTGGTTGTGCGGCAAATTCATGTGCCGGATTAGAAATGGGAGCAGATGGAATTGTGCCTAGTTTAGGTAACCTGTTTCCCGGTTTGTACAAAGCACTTTTTGTTGCAGCCATGCAAGGCGATTTTGAGGAGGCTAAACATTTTCAGAAAATTACAAATGAACTATCGGCTTATAATCAAAAAGGAAGAACGGTAACAGAAGCCATTCCTGCCCTTAAGGCCTTGATGTCGATAAAAGGTCTGTGTGGTTTGGATGTACTTCCTCCAATGATGCGTATGGATGCAAGAGAGGAACAGAGCTACCTGGAAGAGATGAAAGAAAAATTAACAGAGAGGGCTTGTTAA